TGGCCCAAGTTGGAACACAACACagacggtgggggtggggggtggatgtTGAGAGCCTGCAGCAGAGGGAGGGTCAGTGGGATGGCGGCGGGGGCAGTTAAACCAGGTCTGAGGAGGGTCACACGTCAAGGGTGGGGGGCAGTTAGGCCAGGACTTGAGGAGGGTCCCGCGTCAAGGATGGGGTTACTCAAGCTGACTCAGCAGGAATCTGGCTAAAATCGGTGAGGATGAACTTGCAGCTCAAGGTGGAGGCCTGTCGAGAAGAGGGCCCAGGAGCCTAAGTTTGCTCAAGGAAAGCGTGTTGGCCAGTAGTTCCGTGAGTCCCGTGTGGAGGCCTCTGATGCAGGGAGAGCAGCCTGGGTGCAGCCGCCCGGGACCACCCTCGGTGAACCACTGCCCTGGATGTGCCTTCGTGAATTCCAGTAAAAACACTGGGTAGTTGCTGTGTCTCATGTGCTGGCCTGGGACACATTTTCATCCCTGAATTTTCAGTCCCTGTTCTTACCTTGCTGTGTTGAAAGGGTCCCTGTAAGTTCCTCTTTGTAGCTGGGGCtaatggggaggagaggagagagcagaCTTCAGATCCTCCACCTCAAGGTGCGAGGGGCCTCATGAGAAGGCCCAGGCCCAAGCAGCAGGTTACCGCTGAGAGAACAGTTGTCCAAGAGTCAGACACGAAGCAACGGAAAAAGAGGACTGTATTTTCTTCACTGAATCCTGGGACATTGTCCAAGAGATTCTTCCAATATTATTCAGTTTTCTAACAGAAGGTCCCTCTCTGTTTTACTTTGTTGTTTACTCTTCATGAGAGCTCAAACACTGTGATGTTACATGTTAACTTGTAGATTTTTGTCTTGTAGAGACATTATTTCTGTCTGATAAAGATCTCTCCAAAGGTTATGGTTCTATTTCTGTAGGACATTAATCCAACTTATCTCCAACTTTAAAAAGCTCACTTTGGTCGGCCAGCTCTTCAGATGTGCTTGGAACTGGCTTCCTGTCTTACAGTctctttcattaatttatatttgcATGGGTTATATGTCTTTTCACCTGTGAACATCATGCCTTGACACCTTTGGGATGCTGGATGTGGCTCAGGGTGGCCACAACTGCTGGTGCCGGTTGCCTACGAACACTGCTCCATGGGTGGGTGTGCCCTGGGCTGTCCATGGGTCCACTGTCCCTGTGTCCAGAGTGACTCTCCATGTGTAGCTTTTGACCCCGTTCTCTCAGTGGCAGATAGGGTGCATATGTGTTTTGCTGcctctctcttcatttctctaAGCGTTTGTCAGTTGAAAGACTGTGAATAAAGGAGCTTCTgggcttctctttcctcttctctccaggCATCATTTACTGGTAACTCAGTACATTGGGATTGGTCTGGATGTAAGGAGAACAGAGCCATTGCTAGGAGCGAGGCCTCCTCCCGTGTCACACACTCTAGCTGTACTTGTGCGCCTGCTGCTTCTTCCTAAAATCTCCTGCACTGATGCTTTGTTTCCCAAACCAGTTTGTCAGCTACTCAAGGGCAGACTCTACTCTGTACTCCTCATTTGCCCACAGTTGGAGTCTATAAACTTGTTGATTCCTGATTTCTCTGTGTACACTTGCCCTTTGATGCCTGTATCTGTTTATTCGTTCACAAGTGCTTGCCAGGCCCTCATGTGCCTGGTACTTTGCTGGGTGTTAGGGGTCTGACAGGGTGACTTCTGCCCTGAGGCCCCCATTCATGCACGTGACTCCCAGACTGTAGTTTGGGCAGAGTGGGAGTCCTACCTAGTGAGACATAACTTCTGTTTTCCAGACACAGTGATCTAGATAATGACAATTTCCTGCATAATCTGCAGGTagagtaaatgaaattttatatatgtgtgtgtatatatatagatgtataattTTGCAGTATGTATGTTGTATGATCATATTATATGTATTTGCAATCATCTTAAAAACTACCTTTAGAGTATAAGCTGTTAGCAATAAAAggcttaaaaaaacagaagaaagttaTATAAAAAGGTAATATCCACAGATTTCTCTTTTTAAGCATCTCCTTTCACACCACACTGACTGCATTGATGGCGGGCTAACACTGCTTTAACGCTTTGAAGAGCCGAAGTGCCGGAAGGCATCCTCTAATGCCCAAGTCCCCAAACCTTTGCCTATCCAAAATTGTCTTTGTGAATGCCATAGAAGAGCACATTGTAACATAGCATTCCTGAGGTAATTTGTGATTCAAACTGTGAGAAATTGGCAGTGTGAAAGACAGGAAAAACCAgtacatgtttaaaaaatagtgagCTTTTCACTACTGGGGTTAGCAAGGAGGAAAAACATTTGAATAAAATCAAAGCAGAGGCTGAGCCGGACTTCTTGCAAAATAAAGAGGAGAGTGTTTCAAGAAACTCAGTGTTGTCACTTGCAGTTTTAGTAGAAAAATGCTTGaaacaaaaatgtctttttatcgGTGAGGGAAGGCAGCCAACGCAAATGTGGCAGAGCTGCTGCACAAACGGGCCCGCGTCTGTGTGGGGCGGGAGTGAAGGCGGTGCTGGTGCTTGCCCTCCTGGCTCCATCTCCACGTGGGCTGGGCGCGAGGATCCCGGGGAAAGAGGCAGGTCTCCCCTCACAGTATAGAAAGAGTCAGCCTCCCACTGGGTAAGATCTACCTTGGATCCACTCGTCGTCCACagaccttgcctttttttttttttttaaaatccattttggtACTTTGTACAGTCTGACATTGTGTTCTGAAACATATCCCCTTTCCACACCAGGCCCAGAGGGCCCAACTGGAGAACTAACTACCTTATGGCTGAGATAAACATGAAGTCCATCTTCTGCTTTGGAAACACACCTTCCCAAGATGAACCCAATGCTAGTTATAGGTCTACAGTGGTTTGGGGTATATGGATCCATTATGTGTAACAACTTAATGAGCAAGGCCTCACTCAATTTCAACTTAAATGTGTGCTATTTGTGTCCACTCAGTGTTTAGATATTCTTTGTTATTAATGGCTATTAAACAGATAACTGCAAATTCTCTTAGGGGCAAGGGTCCATTAACAGGCAGCACATTCTTAAAAGATAATCCACGAGGGGGCCTTTTCCCAGCCTAGTAATTTATTTACTGAAATAGGTCTTATAGTTTTTTACCCGCCCGGGTTGTTTTGAAGAGTGGAGACGTGTGCTTTGAGTGCCCGGCGCTGTCTGGCAGGAAGTGGGCACAGACAGGAGCTGTTACTGCTGTGCGTGGGCAGCTTGGGGCTCCTGCCCTCGGTCCCCAGCCTGGGAGAGGCACCATTTGCTCTTGTGCTGCTGTTTGCATAATAAggactttttggttttgttttatcagAGGACGGGGAAGCCCTGATGAAAAGAATAGGCCGTTAAGATAAAAGATGTCTGACCACTGATGGTTGTTACTGGCTATATTACATCTTTTATTATGCGTAAGGACATCATACTTATTACATAAAGGACTCTGCTTAGATTTTTTCCAGATTGTGAATTCTGATCCTTTGaactattttgtgtatttttacattttagaatgGGCGGTTTTCCATCCAAAGTCAGTCAGTCACCACCTCAAATGTTGCTGCATTTGGCCTAGTGAAttttcctgtagttttctttttaacacctttattgagaTGCACTTGATGCATAGGAAACTGCACGTATGTACAGTGCGTGATTCGAGAGGGTGAGCATGCGTTCACCCGTGACACCATCCCCACAGCCGAGGTGGTGAATGTGTCCATCACCCTGTCTCCGCTTTGTCAGTCCCTGTCTCCTCCTGCCCCACTGCAGACGACCACAGGGCTCTCGCCACTGCGGGCAGCTCAGTTCTCAGTGGGCTAGGCTTTTACGTAAGTGGGATCATGCAGTGTGCGCTCCTTGGTCCAGctttcactcagcaaaattattttgagaaacatCAGTGTTGCACGTATCAATTTTACGTTTTAGGTTTTCAAAATTAACTTCTATTTGAGCTCCTAGATGGGCAGTATTACTTCTTTGAAATCGTTAACCTGCTTTCGAACTTTGTTGAGAAATCTCTTGAATAATAGTGTTAGTGACAATCTTAAAAGAGTGCTGCCCTGTGCTGCCCTGGTGGAAGTCTGACTCAGCACCTCATTCGCAGGTGCAGCCCCATGGGTGTGTCCGGGGAAGCCTCTTCAGGCTCTTGACCAGCGTGACGTGCTCTGTGTCATGCTGGTGACAGAGAGTGAATGTTAAATAGTGTCTGTGTTTGCTCTGAAAGGCACTATGTGTCTGGTGATAATACCATAAgtactcatttcttttcctttccagatCCTTTCCAGGAGGTCAGTTATGGGTGTGAGAGGCTTACAGGGATTTGTGAAGAGTAGCTGCCCACATGTATGTATGGTAGTAAATTTCAAAGAGCTGGCGGAGCAGCACCGAAGCAGGCATCCTGGAGGCACCCCTACCATTGTGGTCGACGCCATGTGTTGCCTCAGATACTGGTACACGCCGGAATCGTGGGTCTGTGGTGGCCAGTGGCGGGAATACTTTTCTTCTTTGCGAGAATTTGTGAAAACTTTTACAGCTGTTGGCATCAAGTTGGTATTCTTCTTTGATGGCATGGTGGAGCAGTCCAAGAGAGATGAGTGGGTGAAACGAAGACTCAAGAACAACAGGGAGATAGCCAAGATCTTCCATTATATCAAGTCTCACAGGGAGCAGCCTGGCAGAAACATGTTCTTCATCCCCTCGGGGCTGCCCATATTTACGCAGTTTGCTTTGAAGGCCCTGGGTCAGGAAACTCTGTGTTCGTTACAGGAGGCCGACTATGAGGTGGCTTCCTATGGCCTCCAGAACAACTGTCTTGGGATTCTTGGAGAAGACACTGACTATTTAATTTACGACACCTGTCCCTACTTTTCCATCAGTGAGCTCTCCCTGGACAGTCTGGACACCATCATGCTGTGCCGAGAGAAGCTCTGTCAGAGCCTTGGTCTCAGCCTGTCTGACCTTCCTCTGCTGGCCTGCCTGCTTGGCAACGACATCATCCCAGAAGGCATGTTCGAAAGCTTTCGTTACAAGTGCTTGTCTTCTTATACCTCTGTGAAAGAGAACTTTGACAAAAAAGGTAACATTATCTTAGCTGTGGCAGACCACATATCTAAAGTGCTTCGGTTGCATCAAGGTGAGAAGAAGCTGGAAGAGATGTTACCTTTGGGGCCTAACAAAGCTCTTTTTAATAAAGGAGTGGCATCATATCTTTTGCCAGGACAGAAATCTCCATGGTTTTTTCAAAAACCTAAAGGTGTAGTAACTTTGGACAAGCAGGTACTATCCATGAGTTCAGATCCTAAATCCAAGCAAGAAGTTCCCGTGTGCACACACCCTGAATCCAAGCAAGAAGTTACCACGTGTACAGACTCTGAATCCAAGCAAGAAGTTCCTTTGTGTACATACCCTGAATCCAAACAAGAGGTTCCCATGTGTATACACCCTGAATCCAAGCAAGAGGTTCCCATGTGTACAGATCCTGAATCCAAGCAAGAAGTTCCCATGTACACAGACCCTGAACCCAAGCAAGAAGTTCCCTTATGTACACACCCTGAATCCAGGCAAGAAGTTCTCTTATGCACACACCCCGAATCCAAGCAGAAATTACCTGTAGGTATGGACCCtgaatttaacctagaagcaCCCCTGTATACAAACCCTGAAACTAAACAAGAGGATCCTGTAAGTATGGGGTCTGAAGTCAAGCAACAAATAACTATGGTTTCGGATCCTGAAATCTTAAAGGTATGTAGATGTGCCCACCCAAATCTAATATGTTATGATTGAAAGTGTACCCATTGATAGATTtgacagtgaatatttattggctgcctgcagtggttaagacactggggcggtgtgtgtgtgtgtggcgggcaCAGAATAGAACCCTTGGAGTTTAGCTAGGAAGTAAGATACAATGTATGTGAGAACCCACATTATAAACTCTGTCTCACGTTGTTATGTCACTGTTACAGAGAGAGTGCTCAAAATTTGAAAGAGAGTAATCATTGCGGGTTAAGTACAGAGAGAAGCTCCCAGAGGAGGGATAACTGAAGCCAGGCCTTTATGGGGCCTGAGATTTGTTGTGAACAGGTGAAGATGGGGTCTGTGGGAGTGCCGGAGGGGTGGCGTGTAGAATCCGTCCCCTCAGGCACAGTTCTGGGACCGGTAGCTGAGGCATGGGGTTTGAAGGGCTAAGTAAGGAGAAAACAGTTGGAAAAGATAGACTGAAGCCAGATTGTGGATTTTGGTGCATGCCATGCTAGGAATTTGGACGTAGTCCTGAAGGTAATATAGAGCCTGGATAGTTTTTGAAGGAGAGCCACTGTTTATTAACTGCTGCGTGTAGCTTCTGTCTGCGTGCAGTGCGTATAttttatctcattgaatcctcttGTTCTCCTTGGGTTACAGAGAAGGTGCATGTCCACACGAGTGCCCCGAGGCACCTCAGCAAGTGCAGAACCAAACACGACCACAACCTTTCATTGTTCTGGCATTGACTGTCACCATCTTGCACAAGTTAAAAACCTGGGAACCATCTCTCCCATTTTTCATAACCAGTCTCTCCCAAGTCTAGGGTGGCTCTTACCACCCTAGGCCAAAATATCGCTTGTGTGAATGACTGCAGTCATCTCTTGAGCACTCTTCTTAAACAGACTTCTGCCCCTTTCAGTCCATTTGTCATGCTGCACACAGAAATAAAACCCTCTTCTGCATTCCATAGCTCTTAGGAGGGAAAGAGTAGCCGGAACGAGGCTGGCAGCCATCACCCAGCCGCTACCTGCAGCTCCACCTTTGTCTGCCCCTCGGCTGCTTGCAGCCTTGCACGTGCTCTTCGCCCTCCTGGACGgctctcctgcctcttctgctagTCAATGCCTGCCCGACTTTTCCAGCACACACGCAGAGAAGCCCCCTGACTGCCCACCCTGGGTGTGTGCCTGACATTTGCAGCACATGCCCCTGGAATGTCATGCTTGGTTCCTGTCTCTCCTGCTAGATGGGGCGGTTCTGGGAGGGCAGGACCTTACTTGTTCTTGTCACTGCCAGGCCCCTTGTCCTGTCCTGCTGTCTGTCTGGTAGGGGCTGCTAATTTAGTCTCAGAAGGGatgttctctgtctcttgtatCTTTAGGTTTTCTCTAGtgacttcttccctccctcctgtacAACTGTAAGGGTACCCACCTGGGCTTCCGCTGTGCTCATGGGCGTCCTGGACATCTCACCCAGTCTCCTGCAAGGGGAGTGCGGACAGGTTGGGTCTGACTGCCAAGGGTAGCACGTGTGTGCTGAAAGAGTTCAAGACTTAGTTCTTACACTCATTAAGGTGGCATTGGCTATCAAGCAGAGGCGTGGTGAGATCAGATCTTTGTTTTTTGAAACATTGGGTACACGACAGAGAATGGCTTTTGGCACATAGGAGGGTTGGGTGGCCTCAGAGAGCTGTGGTCACCCAGGGGCCTGCGGGAGTTCAGATTACAGGGATTTGGGGAGCAATTTGGAGGCAAAAAAGGCAGGAGCTGGGGATGGGGTTGCTCTTTCGGGAAGTTTGGCAGAAAGAGCCTGGGATGGGAAGAGGCCGGGAGAATCTGGTAGGCCTGTCTGCTGGTTGTGGGGGGAGGGTAGGGGCAGATAGTGTGCTGTTCCAGTGACACTCGCATTTATTGAGCTTAGCGATACctttgaaaacaattttgaagTTTCTTaatctttccttaaaaaattttttgcagtGGAGTCTTCCAGCCTTGTCAATAGGTAACCCAAATTCAAATGTGTGCATTTTGACCACACATAGTCACCCTAGAAATCCTTAGGTGCAAAGTTGCTGAATGCAGCAATTACCTGAGTACACACCCACAACCATTGCTGTTTCCTCCAGAGTTACACACTGTTGGATAAACTGAACTCTTGTTTTAGAATTTTCAGATTAGGTgcatatgttaaaatttttccaaGTGTGGAATGCTATATAATATCTACAGTGAAGGGCAGAGATAGAAAGATGCTGAGGTGatgagctaattaatgaattaatattatGCTTATAGAGAACTTCTCTGAAAACCCTGTGTGTACCCAGAAAAGAATGTTACATCTCAAATTTATAGAGTTGCCAAAATTGAAGATTTCTTGGTAGAGTGAATATCATTTATTATAGCTATATACATAAATTTGTCAGAATACTAactcttttgaaataaaaaaagagtaagaaatgGAAGAGGGAACAGGAGAATAAATTAGAAGGTATTCTGCCttaaaaggatcatgagatatcTAACCATATTGTTTCTGATAGATTCTGTATCAAAAGGGGCGTTACAGAGAAATAGATTACTTCTAATGATCTTTGATTGGTTAGAGCATCAAGTAATAACTCTCTTGGAATCCCTGCTGACCTTAAAGTTGCTAGCTTGTCGGCCATCCTGATTCAGAGACAGTTTAGCCGTGAGACACTCCAGTGTGTCCAGCCTGAGAGCAGTAGTTATCACCTGTTGGCCGTGCACGGTGTGCCAGCCTCCtgtattaacacatttaatcctcacaatagttCTGTGAGGTCAGCCCCTTTGGTAAacctattttacatatgaagGAAGCGAGGAGTTAAAGGGATTAGGACTCCAGTCTACTATAATGAATGGGTGTGACTGAGCTGCTTCATGTGTATGAATCATGGGACACGGACACACAGAGGTTTTGATGTTCCAGGTTATTGGCAGCACATTTTAAGGACCATTAGTGGTAGGCTGGACTTAAATTCTGAAGAGTAATCTAGATGAATTTATTCCTGCAGTAATAAGAATGTTTTTGCAGGAACATGAAACCTGTATGGAGGATATTATAGGCCATCTGATCTTAACTCCTCATTGAATGAGAAAGTGGTAGCCATTTAAATCATCCGTCTCATCACCTACCATGTGCTGCATTCGAAGTAGAAAGAAATGAGTGCCCAGTGCATAGTTTCTGCTCAATAAAAAATTCCTGAACAGTTGAATAAACGTCATGCAGTTTCTAATCCCAAGGAGTTTATGGTTTAATAGGAGATGTAAGGCCAGGTAACCAGTGTAGGGTAAATGTGAGTTGAGCCCATCAGGCCAGGGGTAGGTGAGTTCCTGCTCAAAGAGGATGACAGGGTTATGGGGAGATGACGCTTTAGGGGACCCTCAAAGGGGCAGAGACTGGGAagtggctggtggggaggggctgaaAGAGGTCAGTTTCCCGGAGCACAGGGAGGGTTCTTGCAGAACTGTGGAGGTTGGGCCCCAGAGAGTCCACAAGGGGCAATGGTGTACACGGGAAAGGAGATGGAGGCCTTCGCGGGGCCTCCCTTGACTCTCAGTCTGAAGAATCTGTGGTAGCCGGCCAGATGCTTTAAGGAGGTATTGATTGGGCCTCTGTTTCCAGGAAGGCAGAGTATGGCTGGGATGAAGGGTGGG
This genomic stretch from Kogia breviceps isolate mKogBre1 chromosome 13, mKogBre1 haplotype 1, whole genome shotgun sequence harbors:
- the FAM120B gene encoding constitutive coactivator of peroxisome proliferator-activated receptor gamma isoform X5; protein product: MGVRGLQGFVKSSCPHVCMVVNFKELAEQHRSRHPGGTPTIVVDAMCCLRYWYTPESWVCGGQWREYFSSLREFVKTFTAVGIKLVFFFDGMVEQSKRDEWVKRRLKNNREIAKIFHYIKSHREQPGRNMFFIPSGLPIFTQFALKALGQETLCSLQEADYEVASYGLQNNCLGILGEDTDYLIYDTCPYFSISELSLDSLDTIMLCREKLCQSLGLSLSDLPLLACLLGNDIIPEGMFESFRYKCLSSYTSVKENFDKKGNIILAVADHISKVLRLHQGEKKLEEMLPLGPNKALFNKGVASYLLPGQKSPWFFQKPKGVVTLDKQVLSMSSDPKSKQEVPVCTHPESKQEVTTCTDSESKQEVPLCTYPESKQEVPMCIHPESKQEVPMCTDPESKQEVPMYTDPEPKQEVPLCTHPESRQEVLLCTHPESKQKLPVGMDPEFNLEAPLYTNPETKQEDPVSMGSEVKQQITMVSDPEILKVARAHHVQAESYLVYNVMNSGEVECSNSLEDAMDQALPSQAFVYRPVRQRVYSLLLGDGEGGASTCPTVKEWFVYSGNPLRQPDLVRPLQMNIPEQIVTGDEKWLLYNNVERKRSWGKRNELPPTMPKAGLHPKKVMLCIWWDWKGALYYELLPENQTINSNKCCSQLNQLKAALNEEHPELVNRKCIIFHQDDTRPHVSLMTRQKLLQLGWEVLIHLLYSPDIAALDFRLFWSLQNSLNGKNFHSLEDRKRHLEQFFAQKDKKF
- the FAM120B gene encoding constitutive coactivator of peroxisome proliferator-activated receptor gamma isoform X6, producing MGVRGLQGFVKSSCPHVCMVVNFKELAEQHRSRHPGGTPTIVVDAMCCLRYWYTPESWVCGGQWREYFSSLREFVKTFTAVGIKLVFFFDGMVEQSKRDEWVKRRLKNNREIAKIFHYIKSHREQPGRNMFFIPSGLPIFTQFALKALGQETLCSLQEADYEVASYGLQNNCLGILGEDTDYLIYDTCPYFSISELSLDSLDTIMLCREKLCQSLGLSLSDLPLLACLLGNDIIPEGMFESFRYKCLSSYTSVKENFDKKGNIILAVADHISKVLRLHQGEKKLEEMLPLGPNKALFNKGVASYLLPGQKSPWFFQKPKGVVTLDKQVLSMSSDPKSKQEVPVCTHPESKQEVTTCTDSESKQEVPLCTYPESKQEVPMCIHPESKQEVPMCTDPESKQEVPMYTDPEPKQEVPLCTHPESRQEVLLCTHPESKQKLPVGMDPEFNLEAPLYTNPETKQEDPVSMGSEVKQQITMVSDPEILKVARAHHVQAESYLVYNVMNSGEVECSNSLEDAMDQALPSQAFVYRPVRQRVYSLLLGDGEGGAPSLKLLWLSQEAGVQAQRLDTLLACFDLSYSREELQVVESPFQALCCLLIYLFVQVDTLCLEDLHAFIAQALCLEGKATMELADLQLDHVDPRAVQLGTLLVRGLTTLVLVNSACGFPWKTSDFMPWNLFDGKLFHQKYLQSEKGYTAEALVEQHRSRLTRFHALKSVVCKACMKENRPIVSRRHWRSHHSGRRGQQGSSAHRTSSGYSRSGQGQHWRDQGPGSRQYDPDQWRRY
- the FAM120B gene encoding constitutive coactivator of peroxisome proliferator-activated receptor gamma isoform X4, which translates into the protein MGVRGLQGFVKSSCPHVCMVVNFKELAEQHRSRHPGGTPTIVVDAMCCLRYWYTPESWVCGGQWREYFSSLREFVKTFTAVGIKLVFFFDGMVEQSKRDEWVKRRLKNNREIAKIFHYIKSHREQPGRNMFFIPSGLPIFTQFALKALGQETLCSLQEADYEVASYGLQNNCLGILGEDTDYLIYDTCPYFSISELSLDSLDTIMLCREKLCQSLGLSLSDLPLLACLLGNDIIPEGMFESFRYKCLSSYTSVKENFDKKGNIILAVADHISKVLRLHQGEKKLEEMLPLGPNKALFNKGVASYLLPGQKSPWFFQKPKGVVTLDKQVLSMSSDPKSKQEVPVCTHPESKQEVTTCTDSESKQEVPLCTYPESKQEVPMCIHPESKQEVPMCTDPESKQEVPMYTDPEPKQEVPLCTHPESRQEVLLCTHPESKQKLPVGMDPEFNLEAPLYTNPETKQEDPVSMGSEVKQQITMVSDPEILKVFSSDFFPPSCTTVRVPTWASAVLMGVLDISPSLLQGECGQVARAHHVQAESYLVYNVMNSGEVECSNSLEDAMDQALPSQAFVYRPVRQRVYSLLLGDGEGGASTCPTVKEWFVYSGNPLRQPDLVRPLQMNIPEQIVTGDEKWLLYNNVERKRSWGKRNELPPTMPKAGLHPKKVMLCIWWDWKGALYYELLPENQTINSNKCCSQLNQLKAALNEEHPELVNRKCIIFHQDDTRPHVSLMTRQKLLQLGWEVLIHLLYSPDIAALDFRLFWSLQNSLNGKNFHSLEDRKRHLEQFFAQKDKKF
- the FAM120B gene encoding constitutive coactivator of peroxisome proliferator-activated receptor gamma isoform X3, coding for MGVRGLQGFVKSSCPHVCMVVNFKELAEQHRSRHPGGTPTIVVDAMCCLRYWYTPESWVCGGQWREYFSSLREFVKTFTAVGIKLVFFFDGMVEQSKRDEWVKRRLKNNREIAKIFHYIKSHREQPGRNMFFIPSGLPIFTQFALKALGQETLCSLQEADYEVASYGLQNNCLGILGEDTDYLIYDTCPYFSISELSLDSLDTIMLCREKLCQSLGLSLSDLPLLACLLGNDIIPEGMFESFRYKCLSSYTSVKENFDKKGNIILAVADHISKVLRLHQGEKKLEEMLPLGPNKALFNKGVASYLLPGQKSPWFFQKPKGVVTLDKQVLSMSSDPKSKQEVPVCTHPESKQEVTTCTDSESKQEVPLCTYPESKQEVPMCIHPESKQEVPMCTDPESKQEVPMYTDPEPKQEVPLCTHPESRQEVLLCTHPESKQKLPVGMDPEFNLEAPLYTNPETKQEDPVSMGSEVKQQITMVSDPEILKVARAHHVQAESYLVYNVMNSGEVECSNSLEDAMDQALPSQAFVYRPVRQRVYSLLLGDGEGGASTCPTVKEWFVYSGNPLRQPDLVRPLQMNIPGGAPSLKLLWLSQEAGVQAQRLDTLLACFDLSYSREELQVVESPFQALCCLLIYLFVQVDTLCLEDLHAFIAQALCLEGKATMELADLQLDHVDPRAVQLGTLLVRGLTTLVLVNSACGFPWKTSDFMPWNLFDGKLFHQKYLQSEKGYTAEALVEQHRSRLTRFHALKSVVCKACMKENRPIVSRRHWRSHHSGRRGQQGSSAHRTSSGYSRSGQGQHWRDQGPGSRQYDPDQWRRY
- the FAM120B gene encoding constitutive coactivator of peroxisome proliferator-activated receptor gamma isoform X2: MGVRGLQGFVKSSCPHVCMVVNFKELAEQHRSRHPGGTPTIVVDAMCCLRYWYTPESWVCGGQWREYFSSLREFVKTFTAVGIKLVFFFDGMVEQSKRDEWVKRRLKNNREIAKIFHYIKSHREQPGRNMFFIPSGLPIFTQFALKALGQETLCSLQEADYEVASYGLQNNCLGILGEDTDYLIYDTCPYFSISELSLDSLDTIMLCREKLCQSLGLSLSDLPLLACLLGNDIIPEGMFESFRYKCLSSYTSVKENFDKKGNIILAVADHISKVLRLHQGEKKLEEMLPLGPNKALFNKGVASYLLPGQKSPWFFQKPKGVVTLDKQVLSMSSDPKSKQEVPVCTHPESKQEVTTCTDSESKQEVPLCTYPESKQEVPMCIHPESKQEVPMCTDPESKQEVPMYTDPEPKQEVPLCTHPESRQEVLLCTHPESKQKLPVGMDPEFNLEAPLYTNPETKQEDPVSMGSEVKQQITMVSDPEILKVFSSDFFPPSCTTVRVPTWASAVLMGVLDISPSLLQGECGQVARAHHVQAESYLVYNVMNSGEVECSNSLEDAMDQALPSQAFVYRPVRQRVYSLLLGDGEGGAPSLKLLWLSQEAGVQAQRLDTLLACFDLSYSREELQVVESPFQALCCLLIYLFVQVDTLCLEDLHAFIAQALCLEGKATMELADLQLDHVDPRAVQLGTLLVRGLTTLVLVNSACGFPWKTSDFMPWNLFDGKLFHQKYLQSEKGYTAEALVEQHRSRLTRFHALKSVVCKACMKENRPIVSRRHWRSHHSGRRGQQGSSAHRTSSGYSRSGQGQHWRDQGPGSRQYDPDQWRRY
- the FAM120B gene encoding constitutive coactivator of peroxisome proliferator-activated receptor gamma isoform X1, with the protein product MGVRGLQGFVKSSCPHVCMVVNFKELAEQHRSRHPGGTPTIVVDAMCCLRYWYTPESWVCGGQWREYFSSLREFVKTFTAVGIKLVFFFDGMVEQSKRDEWVKRRLKNNREIAKIFHYIKSHREQPGRNMFFIPSGLPIFTQFALKALGQETLCSLQEADYEVASYGLQNNCLGILGEDTDYLIYDTCPYFSISELSLDSLDTIMLCREKLCQSLGLSLSDLPLLACLLGNDIIPEGMFESFRYKCLSSYTSVKENFDKKGNIILAVADHISKVLRLHQGEKKLEEMLPLGPNKALFNKGVASYLLPGQKSPWFFQKPKGVVTLDKQVLSMSSDPKSKQEVPVCTHPESKQEVTTCTDSESKQEVPLCTYPESKQEVPMCIHPESKQEVPMCTDPESKQEVPMYTDPEPKQEVPLCTHPESRQEVLLCTHPESKQKLPVGMDPEFNLEAPLYTNPETKQEDPVSMGSEVKQQITMVSDPEILKVFSSDFFPPSCTTVRVPTWASAVLMGVLDISPSLLQGECGQVARAHHVQAESYLVYNVMNSGEVECSNSLEDAMDQALPSQAFVYRPVRQRVYSLLLGDGEGGASTCPTVKEWFVYSGNPLRQPDLVRPLQMNIPGGAPSLKLLWLSQEAGVQAQRLDTLLACFDLSYSREELQVVESPFQALCCLLIYLFVQVDTLCLEDLHAFIAQALCLEGKATMELADLQLDHVDPRAVQLGTLLVRGLTTLVLVNSACGFPWKTSDFMPWNLFDGKLFHQKYLQSEKGYTAEALVEQHRSRLTRFHALKSVVCKACMKENRPIVSRRHWRSHHSGRRGQQGSSAHRTSSGYSRSGQGQHWRDQGPGSRQYDPDQWRRY